The genomic region CACCGTCTAGGCCAGGTCTGGCCGCAAGAAGCCTTCGACGTGGGGCCGGCTATTTGCAAGTTTCGGAATGGCGTTTATGGGCATCGGATGCGAGGCGGTCACGTCCGCGTCGTAAACCCGGTACGCGCGTACAGCCCGGTGGTGTTCGCACGAACAAGAGGAGAACAAGACGGACCAATTGAAATTCATTAAGGTGCGGCATGAAACGGTGATACTcggaccgacgacgacgacgacgtccgCAAACGTTCGCGAACGTTCGGAACGTCCGCGATCCGTAGGCGAGCCAGACCGACGAGGATCCACCGTTAGTTTTATCGTGATTCCGATCGGCTATTAGCCGGCTGGGAATTCTTAATTCCTCGTGGAACTGCGGTCGGTCCGATTTCTCGAGGATCCGGCACAATagcgacggcggcgtcgtcgtcgtcgtcgtcgtcgcgttgACTCACCGCGTGTAAACGTGCAAACCAGCCACCCACGTTTGCCCAGTAGCGGTGCGACACCGGCAATTGGGAGTCAGGGTAGCAAGTTCAATATGTACTCACGAACGCTGGTCGATTTCTCGGTGGATCCCGCCCTCAAATGGTAACTCGTTTATCGGCCCGAAAATTATTACGTTCCTGTGGTTATTAGCATGGCTGAGCCAGTTGCTGTCGACTAAGCAAATCACTGCGCCTTTTGTTCATTTTCAAGCGTAATTCGTTTTACCTATATCGCCTGAAACgtgtcaaatatttctattttaattcgattaattatttgttcgtCGATATCCGCATCTTTCATTTCACAATTACTGACGTCATGAAGCCGCCTCCAccagaaattgttatttgcgATTCGAACTTAAACTTCAGTGATTTATTTTCCGCGCACTGTGCGAAATCTCCGTTCGATTGCACCGCGGAGGCTTTTAACCGAAAGAATGGACGGAAATTAGCGTATCGGTGGGCAGACCGTGGAAACGAGCGTTCTGCATCGATTAATCGGCCGAGTCTATCTCCGCTGCGGAGAGAGTTAGAGGAGAAACATGGCCGCGGATTCGCGGCCGAGCGAGCGTCTATCGCGTAGCGGCGTTAATTGCCGTGGTAAAATTGCTGATATCATCTCGGTAATCCGGTCGAGGAACTCGAGAGTCGCTCCCCGGCAAATGATTTCCACCGGAAGCTCCCGCGTCCGTGTTTTTATCGGGAATGCTTAAGGAAAACGATAAGACAGCGTAAAAACCGAATGCAATGAAATCTTCAGCATGTACGTGTCGCTGTTCTGATTCAACACTGAGACGTGTCTAAGTAATGAACTTGAAACAAACAGTTTttgtaacaatgaaaatatgaatgcaaataaatacagttttaaaaagATCTATATAAATGTagattaaatatagattaggCAGTGGTTCGTTCAGTGTTAAATATCTAAATCAAAGTAGAATCTCGCACGTGGCAGGTTCCTCGGGAACGCGGCAACGCGTTTCCCCCGCGAGTCGCCGAGAGAACGCGTCGTTCTTTTTCGGGTTGTTTGCGACTCAAACAACCCTTCTTTCACGGGGCTATCTCGCTCGGCAGCCGTGGCAAAAGACTAACGGATAAGATAAAAGCCGGATATCTCTGAGGACAAACAGTGGCCCGCGACGATTTCTAACTACGTTGCCGCCGCACGGCTTCCGGTTTCGTTTCCCCCGAGAACGTCGGAGACGATGGAAACTCCGGAGGAGAACATCCTCTCTGTGCGCAATCGCGATCGCTGATTGATCGAAGGTCGTTGCACGGATCGGCCTGGATCGTCGGAATTCCGTGACCGGAAGCGAATGAGAACCTCTGTCCGCGTAGGCGTATAGTCCCGTGTTCCCGGTGCGATCGAGACTACCTTCGTAACTCCGTCGGCCGATAAAAAGTACCGCAAATCGAGCGAATCCGCGCGGAAATGACCGGCATGTTGTCTCGCGATTTTCCGGAGGCATGCGCAGTTCCCGCGCTGCCGTCGCGAACCGGAAAACCCACGCTATCAGAGGAATCGATGCGCGACATTCGCGCACGGAACAGTTCCTGGAACGCGCATCGCGTCCTAGCGCGCGGCATTTTCGCTTCCGTTGCGTCCTTTGTAGCTCGCTGATATGGACGACATTTCTATTCGGATGACGGATAAAAAGATAAGGACCGACGAACTTCTGATTCGATgccatcgaataaatattcgaccGAATAGATACGGTATTCGAATATGAATACGTCCGAAGAAGATTTCATTCGGATCAGGATTTTTTCGTACAAGATCGCATacgaaaaaataatcgatctGAATAGGGAATGATAGAATGCATAGTGTATATACACCTTACATCTTAGGtcagtatattaataatgtatctaccgaaaataaaaagaagtcaaCTATCAATTTTCAGTACGGATAATGGAAGTTCTACTCTACTGCAACATTGCCTCGCTCTCGTGTAAAAAGCGATTTCCACGATCCTCAGACTTCACCGCGAGCGGGGCGAAAATCCGTGCCTCGATTCGCCGGGACAAAGGAATTTTATTGGCGCACAATGCGCCGCCGCTAACTGAGATATTTATCTGTTGTGCCGTAGCTGAATGCGCGAGCAGAGCGTTTCAGGTTCGTTTAGGCGAGTAGAATAGGTGACACGCAAGACCTGCTGCCGCCCCTTTTAATTCCACGTTACCCCACCCGTTCccgagggaaaaaaaagaacgcgcAAGGAGGAGAACGggcagaagaagaaggaggaggaggaagaggagtcGACGGTGGAGGATTCGAGATCCGGTCCGAGGGTCGATTTCCTCGACTTACGCACAACGCCGGAGAGCGTGTGACACGACCATGCAAACACAATAGATCATTTCGTGCCGACCCACGgtgtataattaattcgataaatgcACGCGGGAATTCGTAATCGACTTCCTGCGCGAGACCGGCCGTCAAAATGATCTCGTCCCGATCACACAGTGGTCCGACGGGGAACTAAcgcgatttttaatcgacgcCAGATCGATATCGATGATCTATTAAGATCTACAGAGAATAAGAAGagtttagaataaaattataactctATAACTAATTTTACGTGCCGCTGGGTATATATccgttattaaataaataaataaataaaacgtgtTCGGGTAGCGTCGCGTAATCTCGCGTAATTGCATTATCACTGGCGCGCAGTGCTCCGCAGCGGCCGGCCGGCTGGCTGCAACCGATTCGACGCATTCGATGCATTCGATGCATTCGACGCATTCAATGCATCGTCCATTTGTCCGAGTTACATGATCGACTATCGGACCGCGACGAGAATTACCTATTCTTTGCCAGCGACCGATATAGCAACGATATACCGGGTGATCGTACGACCAACGATCGCGGACAGAGAAAACCGGCTGCTACGACTTTTGGCCCCATGGATTAATCTAATCACCTGTGTAGACATAATTGCGTAATTGTCTCTTGATCGATCAACGCGCTTTTTTGCCGGCACGCCACGGCGGAGTGTCGTCGAGAACGGATGCGCGCGCAAAAacaaggaaaaagaaaatggaaaaatccGCGAGGAGAAACGATGCCACCGGCGACCGATTCGCGatcgataaattttattgaccGACCGCCTTTTCCGGCTTTTCGGCGGCCGGTGCGCGGTTCTGATCGTCAGGTTTTTGTCCGCACCGCGACTGAGAAAGTTATCGAGCGCCGACGGTCTCCACGCCGCCGTCTAAAAACACTGCCACCGGCATGCACGCTGGCGCGAGAGATAAtgataagataataaaaggaTCAGGTAAACAAGCTAGAGACGCGGTGCTCGCCGACCGTGGCATTAGATCGTTCTCAAACGACTCGTTACCTCGTTAGCCCGTTGGCTCGTTTCTCGTCGGAATAAAAAAGGGACAGACTCACGAGCGCTTCACGTACCTACGTATGTACATCCATCGCGAGACGATTCATCGTCGTTCGAGGATTAATTACGAGACCGATGGGTCTCGTGCTGTCATTGGTATCGTTATCGCGATACTGCCAGTTCGAGGCTAcggtttaatttaattcgcgcCTTGTCGATACTCCCTTGACATTTTGGCAGATTGCGTAACAAGTAACAGTGTTCCACGAGCAGCGTGTACGTaccagagagaaaaaaaaccatAACAGTACGGGTCACATCGGAATGTGGATCGACCGACCTTTAAATAGGCCAGCggcgaatcgtttcgatttcCATCTCTTGACTGCCAGAAACAAGAGCAAATTGCGATTCCCGATTGCCGccaattattcgaatcgaacACGATCACCGCGGTAGCCGGCCGACACAAATATTTGCGCCGTCAGATCATCGGATCAATTTACACCTGACTCGCCTCTGGGACGGTGACAAACACACACCGTCAGTGAAAGTCCTGCCCCGTCGCTCGACGGTCGGACCGTCATCAAAAGATGAACCGACGGTCGGCGCGTACAATGGCCGAAATAAAGTTAATCCGGTTCGTGAACCGGCGTCGTCGAGCGGCGACATTTCAGACAGATGTACCATCGGTATACACGCGGTCCGACGGAAAGCGAAACGGTCGATTTATCGCTAAGAATCAGGCAGATAATCTGAGTATCACATGAGTACCTTCTTATGATAATTGTATGGATAGAATAATTTGCAACGTGAATGAATATTGTAACATATTACATTTTGAAAGTACCTGCTGCATCTCCCGACGGAATGTATTCCGATTTCCTTAATTATAATCATGTAAACGTCTCGGCGGCACTGTGTCAATCTGTAAACTCCGCTAGCTGGCAGTTAACCAATGAGCATTAGCTCGTAAATAaatgttgttattgttaaaatagatCATTTAAATACGATCCTTGTAAAAGGCACCACGGCGAGCCGTACGCGACAGGAAGAAGGAAGCCCTTCCTCTCGCGTAACGATTATCTAAGGCCTAAGGCGTgcagcgtgcgcgcgcgcccgcgtgtGTGTCATCCGTTGCGACGGAACTGGATGGGACAAGAGAGACAGGAGCGTTTTATGTAACACGACTCGTGTATACTATCGCGATCTTGTTTCGCCGGCCCGAAGATTTGCGAAGAGTAGTAGTGCACAACACATGGAGACTCAAAGATGGCCTCTGCTATCCGACAGCTTATCAAATTCTTAGCAAAAGCTCTCACCGATAAAGAAGACCGCCCTCTCCGACTAGCGTCCATCGACCGTTTCGCTTCCATTTCTATCATACTAAAGTCAACGATGATTCTTTGGTTCGGTACTCACGATTAAGACGAGCGTCGTGGTATCCTGGAGATCCTCTCTACGAGCACTCTCCGGTGTCAACGTCAACGACAAACTCCACCACCTGATCCGAGGAGTCTCGTGATCGGGGCACACGTTTATCCCAGTGACCGGGATCGAGCGCGCACTGGTTGCGAACAGCGCGAACTGTCCGGAATGACCCGAAATCGATCGGCGAAACACCCGACTCGTTAAGTGGGCCAACCGTGTGACGCAGAACACCGTGCCGAAACCACCGTCGCGTAAACAACACGAGAAACACCCGGATCATCCGCGGATTCGATCGGTCACGATCAGTTGTCGTAAACACTGGCCGCCATGCTCTCCTAGCACCTGTCAATATCGGTGCACGTCGTCGCCATCTTGCGGCGCGCGACGGGAACCACAACTCGTGGCGTCATCCAACGAACGACTGCCCAACACTTTCCTATTCGGCCGAAATCGTGGATcgatcaaattaaattcatactTCTCACTGCTTTCAGCAATGGTACcgtttttatcgtttcttCGCCTTTACCGTTTTTATTGATGTTATTGTTCTCGACATTTatcaatagaaatgaatttacaaTGTTTAATGGTATTACATGATTACTCACGTTATCGGAGTCTTCACCCATTCAAGTACTCTTCTGGCATCAAGGTCATCACGATGGTCGAAGAAGATGGCTTCGAACTTCACGATGCATGGCTTTGAACTTTAGAATACTTTTCCTTTCCTCTCACTTCCTCCCTTACCCGCTTGGTAATCTTAGATTCTGTAACAGAAGGAAAAAATGTCAGATGGACACCTTGAGAATTGCAAATGCTTCGCTCGAACCAGATATCGATACATTAGTTTCtcaaattcaataataaaaagaaaatcattttaaaactataataCCGCAAAATCTGTgctaatatatacaatatgttaTCAACAATGTGTTACTACCGTTCTGCTATTACGTTAACATAGTTAATGCATTTAGAATCGATAATCTACTAAAACAATTTATGCACCCTTCTCCGATGAAATATGACGGGTCTGGTTAAAACGGAGAACGCGCGGGAAGGACATCCGTTTTTGCGCGATCGAAATCATGGATCGATGACGGTCGTTTAACTATCACTCTATTTACTTGTTCAACGTCCGAAACGATTTCATCCTTCCGCGACGTTACTGAAGATTAAACAATATTGATAATACACTGACATATAATTACGATAAGAACGCAATCATACGCACTAGGAACCGTCCATCCCCGACGAGTTTAACATTCTGCGCAAACCCCCTGCGCAAAGGCCAACATGgcgctattttatttcgacccGAGACCTGCTGCGCCATCCACGAAAGAACGCGGCAACAATCTCGTCTGCGGGTTCACGCTTTAGATACGGATGGAGTCACTTGTACAATCTTTTGCTTTTAGAACGTTCACATTTTTTTCGCATTTTTATTACGCTATCTAGTTGCATTTTCGTTGCATTATTAGATAATACAACGTAAcatatttgtttctatttcgcGATGTCTAGCGCATACGTTACAAGCTTTACGGTTTATTTATAGCTTGACGAGATTGTTATTCCTGTAGATGTCGTGTGCATCTGTCAAGTTGGTAATTTGGTATGATAACACTGAATGCGTGGTGTTGTCGAACGTCAATTGTTGCGTTCGAAACTAGTTGAATAGAATTGAGAGATCTTTGTTTCTATCAGGTAAGCCATACAATGTCGTTTTGGTAGTAATATCATGATCGTGTGCAGCTTATTGTTCCGTGACCAGTGATGGACGATTCTAACCTGAAAATTTTGACGTTTACGTTCGATCGTGTGTACTGCTTTAGATATTTGCTAGAAGAACTAACGATGTCAATAGCTCAAGAGCGGCCCGAGCTTTACGAAGAGGTGAAATTGTATAAGAATGCTAGGGAACGAGAAAAGCACGACAATCAAGCGGACTTGTACGCTGTCGTAAACACTCTACAACACTTGGAAAAGGCCTATATCAGAGACTGCGTCACTCCGAAAGAATACACTGCTGCTTGCAGCAAACTGTTGGTGCAATACAGAGCCGCGTTTAAACaggtattttaatttcgcaacCCGATTATAATAACATCTACGGTATCTGTTCAGAGGCTTTACCAGTTCGGTTTTattcacatttattttattccaggTGCAAAGCGATCAATTCCCAACGATAGATGCTTTCGCGAGAGCGTTTCGTTTGGATTGTCCGGCTGCCCTTGAGAGAATCAAAGAGGACAGACCTATCACGATCAAAGACGACAAAGGCAATACATCGAAATGCATCGCGGACATCGTGTCACTGTTCATAACGCTGATGGACAAATTACGATTGGAGATCAAAGCCATGGATCAGCTTCATCCCGATTTGAGAGACTTGATGGACACTATGAACCGTCTGAGCATACTGCCGAGCGATTTCGACGGAAAAGAAAAGGTCGCGGAATGGTTGCAAACGTTGAACAATATGTCCGCGTCCGACGAATTATCCGACACGCAAGTTAGACAGCTGATATTCGACTTGGAAACTTCGTACAAcgctttcaataaaattttgcacaattCTTAATCCAGCGGGCTTTTGTCCACCGTTTTCtctgtatatatgtatactgttATCTCGAATCCCATAGAATAGCGAATAAAGAATGATTTCATCGTACTATAGAATTCTCTGTGTTCCCCGAACGATTGTGAAACcggtcgtcgcgacgcgttgGATCGTTTCAATTTCCGAGAGCGGGACAAGACTTGCTTTGCTTCCTCTCGGCTCGGTTTTTGCGGTGAAAGATGAAACTCCGCGGTGAGTATACCATTGCACCACTTTCCTGGCTTCTATGCAGTTTGCTCGACAAGAGGTAACTCGAGAGGCGGCTCGTCGAACAATCTATTCTATAGACACCGTAGACGTTTTCTCGGGTCGGATCCACCCGTCTTTTTCTTATTCTCGTTCTCGATCGGGCTGCAGTCCGAGAGCGAGTCCTGCGACTCTTTAGCTGGAACCGTCGGCTCTTCTTACCATCCAACCGAGATCTCGACGATTTAGTTCACCGACACCGCAAGTTTTTCCAATCTGTTGGACGGTAAATCGATCGAAACCGCAACGAAGTCGAATGGACAGGCGTGGGACACTTCTATCGATTGTTCGGGCAACGGAAGAGACGGAACTGGAAGATTCGCATTGGAAACATAGGGAGGGAAGGAGGGAAGACCTTTCAAAGACGAATGCAGCTGCACTCGACAAAGAAAGGATTGCATACGCATCGGTTGCCACGAGCATAGCTAGGTATTAAACGCGAAAGCCATCAGAGTGATGAGTATCGGTCTTTGTTCCTTTACTGTTGCCGCTCGGGATCCCAGCTCAGCCCACCCCCCACGAATCTTCTCGTAATCGTTGCAATCGCAAAACGCACCAAATAGAAAACGCAATAACGTCGGTGGCTTTTGGTGCGTTTTATTGATCGGATATACAGTCGTAAATACAATTGGCAAGTTGATCGGCGGTACAATCGAAAGATTTATGTACAATTATGTACAACGCTCGACGTTGATCCTCCTTGTCGCATGGAGGAACGGCGGCCACGGGCCGCGAGGGTTGTGCGCTGCAACATGTATTTGAAACCAGTTGGAATTTCGATTCCCGCGATATTCGCTTCGCTCGCGAACAAGATTCTCAAGTATAAAACCATGGAAAAAGATGCGAATAAGAGTGACGCGAATACATGCGAGATACGCGACAAAATAGTGCCGAACGAGGAAACCCGGGGAAAACGTGGGACAAGGGTGGAGTACCCTATAGGGGACTAGAAAACATTTACTCGATTCGATACTCGTTACTTTACGCTAAAGCTGACCAGATTGCGTGCGTAcgtgcttgcttgcttgcttctCTTCCGTTCtctatgtttttttttattccttccATTCGTCCTTGCTTACTTAGTTACTTACTTATTTGCTTCGTTCGAAATGcgttttttgttaaatacCTATCGATAAAGCTTACAGCTACGCGAGAATACACTTATACGCGTCGATATGATTAAGAGAACGATCGCAAAGGCGATCGTCAGACGGAGAACACTTCGATTTCTGTACTTTCGAAATGGCCGAAGCGGCAGTCTTCGAACGGGGAGACAGGTTGACCGACTTCCCCTGGTGGCAGTGATCCAAGCCGATTCTCAAACTCCGTCGTAACAGGATGAGGCGacggagacgacgacgacgacaacggcGATTGGTCGATCGACGTCAATTAGTCTCCGGTAGACTCTCCTCGAC from Augochlora pura isolate Apur16 chromosome 5, APUR_v2.2.1, whole genome shotgun sequence harbors:
- the Vps28 gene encoding vacuolar protein sorting 28, with the protein product MSIAQERPELYEEVKLYKNAREREKHDNQADLYAVVNTLQHLEKAYIRDCVTPKEYTAACSKLLVQYRAAFKQVQSDQFPTIDAFARAFRLDCPAALERIKEDRPITIKDDKGNTSKCIADIVSLFITLMDKLRLEIKAMDQLHPDLRDLMDTMNRLSILPSDFDGKEKVAEWLQTLNNMSASDELSDTQVRQLIFDLETSYNAFNKILHNS